The DNA segment AAGGCTTCGCCATTATAGATAATTACCCCAACTAGGCAGGACTATTTACTTTCTTCAGGTTTGCCAGCAAGGCCGCAATACCCTTTATTGCCATCGCAGGAACGCCACATCATACACATGACACCCTGACAGAATTTCATTTTATCATCACTTGTCATAAGATACGGACAATATTTGAACTTAGCTTCACTTTCTGAACAAATCATAAAACCTTCCTGATAAAAAAGAAGCAGAATTAATTCTGAACAACCGCGTCATAAATCAAACACTGTTTGCCCATAGCCCGTTTAACGTATTCCTTTACAAGGATACCGATGCGCTCTTCTCTTGTAAACGAATTAGCATAGTTCCCGTTTGTGTAGACTTCAGGGAATTTATCGGAAAGCACTGGATTCTTTCCGGCAAGAGCTTCTATGCTTTTTGAGTATTCTGAAATATACTTATCAATTTTCTGATCTGACATGGACTCAATCCCTTTAACCTTTTCAGAAAAAACTGCAGCTTCAGGGAGTTCTTTTGATTCCATCAACGCGCGAAAGGCATTGGCAAAACGCTGACTGCCTTCAAATATATGCTTGGGACGGACAACATTAAGCCCTGCCCAACCGGCACGGAGCCACTTGAACAGATAGTTGACAGTATACTCAGGATTATTTTTATCTTGTATATAGACTGAAACAGAAATGGAATCGTACATAAAAGTATCCATCCAGCCCATGCCTCCGGCCGTCAGACCGGGAATTCCACTATAGAAATAATTCCACTGGTTATCGTCCATGACAAGACCTTTCATTCCGACGCTAGACTTATCAGCCTGTCTGGCAATCGAAAAGAAAACATTACGCCCTTCGTACTTCATAAGCACGAGCAGACGGTTCAGGTCATATCTGTAATATGCGCCGCCGAAAGAATCCGGAGTATTCACCTCAAATTCTTTCCCGCGCCAGACTTTCGGAACTTCGCAGTCATTGAGAGATTTCCAAGGCTTACCTTTGTCTGCAAAAAACTCACTATCAGGATACCAGCCGCTTAGACGGATAACCGAAGGGTAAACTGCGTAGCCGGGGATTTCCGGATTATATGTATACTCCAGAATCCTCTTTAAAGAAGCCTTTACGTTGATGCGCATTCCGGCGCCGTTAGCAGACTCATACTTGGGAAGTTTGATTATTTTATCAGTGGGAGCAGATTCATCCACGTAACGGATCAAAGCATTTACCTTGCCCGGGTCAAAATATTTTGTTTTGACCGACAAAGTATCCAAAAGGTAATCGATACCTTCAGACACAGGCTCTGGAAGCTTAACTTGTTTTTTTTCTTTGTCTTTTTTACTTGATAAAAAAGCAGAACACTCGGCATTATTATTGCCGAAAATAAACATTGAAACTATAAGAACTGCGAGCATTGCTGCAGTTTTTGAAAACACCCGGAGACACATCGGGCTTAAATTAATGAGCATTTTTTTATTTACCTTTCCGCTTTACATGAAGCAGTTTATAAACGTGTATCTTTACTAAATAAGCACTTATTCCCGTATTGGCAACCCTTACGCATCAAGGGTTTTATTGATTATAAAATCAGTAAGCTCTACATGCACATAACTATAATCAAGCAAAATAGATGCCCATGACGAATTCACATATTATTCAAAAACAATACAAAGACCTACTCAAGATATTTAAATTACACGAAAGAGCTTTTGTTGCATTTTCAGGTGGAATTGACAGCTCTTTGGTAGCTAAGGCGGCCTTTGATGCTTTAGGAGATAAGGCTTTTGCCATAACAATTGATTCTGAACTTACTGCGAACCGTGACATTTCATTCGCCTGCCGATCAGCAGCCTCTATCGGTATTAACCACCAAGTTATTAAAATATCAGTGCTTAAAAATTCTCTAATCAGCGATAATACAAAATCTCGCTGCTACTATTGCAAGAAGGCTATTATCGATACCATTAACAGATGTCCGCTTTTTGACGGCAGTCACGCTGACGACCCTGTTGACCGGGCCGGTTTAAAAGCCATTCGTGAAGCATCCGTAATTTCGCCTTTAGCTCTTACCGGATTTACTAAAAAAAATATCATCGAAGCGGCCGGTTTCTTACAATTGCTCTCACTTAACCGACCTTCTAACAGTTGTCTCGCAACTAGAATCGAAACAGGAATTCCTTTAACAGCAAAAAAAATCTTCATGGTAGAACGAACTGAGGAATGCATGTTTGAAGCAGGGGCAAGATGGTGCCGCGCTAGAACAGATGGGAATAAATTTCAAATAGAATACGGATCTGACTCGCCGCTTGATGAATTTAATATAAAGGCAAAACTGACAACGTTACTGCCGCAAGTGAGTCAAAAAAATATTCAATTTATTATAAAAACATAAAAAAAGGCACCCAACAAAGATGCCTTTCTGTTCAACAGTCGAGTAATCCTTTTATTCTATAGATATACACTCCACAGGACAAGAATCCATAGACTCTTGAACGCAGTCCAAATCGACAGCATCTTCTTTAATCACTTCAGCTTTTTCGCCATCTGAATCAAGTGCAAAAACTTCAGGACAAAGTTCTACACAAGTTTCGCAACCGATGCATTCATCTTGATCAATTACTACTTTCTTAGCCATTGTAAGCCTCCAGATCTTTGCAAGAAGTATAATATTAATAGACGAAACAAATTAAGCACAAACTGCTTATGCTTTGCAAGTCTTTCCTGTAGGTTCCTACATTTCAAATGCTCTTGAAATTGTACATAGTAAACATTTTTCTATCTTATAACTCATCAGTATCAAGAATAGAAGGAAAAGAATCTATACTCCCTTTAATTCTCGTAATCCTGAAATCGACAATCATTCCTCTCCAGCTCCTAAGACCCATTATATTTGAATCTTTTTACAACTTAAACGAACGATTTTTTTACTTTTCCGTTCACTCTTATAAGATTTTTGCATTTTATTTTGCTTCAACAATTAAAAAATAGTATAGTGATAAATAGTATTCTCTATTAACTACACAAAGGAGTTATTATGAAAAATTTATTGTTTGTTTTCTTCTTAGGATCGTGTCTCCTTCTTGCTGCTACTTCAGCTTATTCATCAATGACTTCAAGTGCGAAAACAGAAGAATTCATTCTTGTAGCAAAGAATAATGACAAAAAAGAGATGAAGGAAACGCGGAAAACAGAAAAAAAGGAAAAGCGAGATACTCGAAAAGAGGAAAAGAAAATAAAGCATGACACGCGCAAGTCTGACAACAAAGCAGCCCGTGATGAGGCAAAAGAAGAACGCAAAGAACGTAAAAAAGAAGAACAACTTAAACGCGAACAATTAGATGATGATCGTAAAATAAAAAAGCAATCTGACAAAGAAAATCGTGAAGAGAGAAAAACAAAGAAAGAACAAGATCGAGACGAATACAAGAACGCAAAAAAAGCCAAGAAATCTGGCAAGAAAGGTAATAAGGATTAGTTCGCTGCTTTGGTTTCCCATAACTAATCCTGAACAGTGCATAGATGAATAAAAAAGACTCTCAATCCGTTAAGGCTTGAGAGTCTTTTAAAAACGCAAACTAATTACCTGAAACAATAGATTTACTCGCCGAGATACGCCTTTTGGATATCAGGATTGTTTAAAAGCTTATGAGCTTCATCTTCCATAACAACATGCCCGGTCTCAAGAACATAACCTCTGTTGGCCATGCTCAGCGCCACCTTTGCATTCTGCTCTACCAGAATAATTGTTGTCCCAAGCTTGTTAATCTCTTTGATAATATCAAAAATCTGCTTAACAATCAGCGGAGCAAGTCCCAAGGAAGGCTCATCCAGTAAAAGGACTTTCGGCCTGCTCATCAAGGCCCTGCCGATAGCAAGCATCTGCTGCTCGCCGCCTGACAAAGTTCCGCCGGCCTGCCTGCATCTTTCACGAAGGATAGGGAACATGCCGAAGACTCTTTCTTTGTCATCTTCAATTTCCTTATCATTTCTGAAAAAAGCCCCCATATCGAGATTCTCTTCAATAGTCAGACGCGGAAAAATCCTGCGCCCTTCAGGAACCTGACAAAGTCCCATTGCAGGCAATTTATCAGATGCAACCTGATTTATCCTTTTACCTTTGTAAAAGATGTCACCGCTTGTGGCATGAACAATATTACATATCGTCATGAGAGTTGTACTCTTACCCGCACCATTCGCGCCGATAATCGATACAATTTCCCCTTCATAAACTTTAATATTTATACCTTTGAGGGCCTTAATGCTTCCATAACCGGCCTTAATGTCCCGTAATTCTAATATTGGTTCAGTCATGACTTAATCCTTTCCAGCACGCATTTTACGTGTGGGTGGTAAAAGTCCCTGAGGCCTGAAGAGCATCATAAGAGTCATTACTCCCCCGAAAACCAGCATGCGATATAATTCAAATTCTCTGAATATTTCCGGAAGTGCTATAAGTGCCAAAGCTCCCAGAATAACGCCCGGAATTGATCCCATACCCCCGAGAACAACCATGGAAAGCACCATTGCAGATTCGAGGAAAGTGAAAGATTCAGGGCTTACAAATCTCATCCGTGCAGCATAAAAAGCCCCGGCCAGACCACCGAAACACGCCCCTGTACAATATGCCAGAAGCTTCATGTAAAAAGTGGGAACGCCCATAACTTCTGCAGCTGTTTCATCTTCACGAATAGCTTCCCATGCTCTACCTATACGGGAATGCTGTAAGCGATAAACTGCAATAATCGTAAATACTACAAGAAGAAGTATCACATAGTATACAAGTGAAAGTTTTTTAAGCCAGAGATGTTCCAGAGTCATGCCATTGGTAAAATCAAACCAGTAAAATCCGGGAGCCTTAATACCAGTTATGCCATTAGGACCATTGGTCAGACTCATCCAGTTATTAAGCACCATGCGACAAATTTCAGCAAAACCCAGCGTCACGATAGCCAGATAATCTCCCCTCATTCTCATAGAGCAATAACCGATCAGCCATGCTCCTAAGCCCGCAGCAGCAGCACTTATGGGCAGACAAATCCAGAATGAAAGCTGAAATTGAACTGAGAGTATAGCGTAAGTATAAGCTCCGATGCCGTAAAATGCGATATATCCAAGATCGAGCATTCCTGCCAAACCGACAACCACATTAAGGCCAAGGCCGAGACAAACGTAGATCATACAGTTTATCGCAACATCCTGAGCATAACGCCCGGTGAGCTGAGGCAATAAAGCAACACAACCAATGCCTATAACAAACCAGACGGCAAGAGGCACAACAGAGGAAGCACTTTTCATGCTACCCGCTACTGCTGACACAGGTCTGGATATAAACTTAAATGCTCCGGCCTTATTTAATTGATACAAAAACAATATAAATGAACAGCCTAAAGCGATTCTCCACCAGACATTAAATGTTCCGGCAATCTCAAGGCCTTCAGGCTTAACGCCAAGCAGGGGCCACAACAGGATGAACAGCCAGACCATTCCTATCCCTAAGGAAGTCCAGTGTTTTTTAAACTCTGGTATCGTCAACGTTCTCTCCCATGATTCCTGAAGGTCTGAAATAAAGAACCGCTATAAGTATCACGAACGCAAATACGTCCTTATATTCACCTGAAATATAACCTGCGGCAAAAATCTCTACCATTCCAATAATAAAACCACCGATCATCGCACCGGTAATATTTCCGATACCACCTAATACGGCAGCAGCAAAAGCCTTGATACCGGGGACAAACCCCATATCGTATCGAACTGAACCATAATAAAGCCCGACCATTATTCCGGCTGCAGCAGCAAGACTGGCTCCTATTGCGAAAGTGATACTGATTGTACGGTTGGCATTAATTCCAACAAGCGCAGACATTACTTTATCCTGCGCAGTGGAGCGCATCGCCTTACCTATTCTGGTTTTAAAAACAAGAACATTAAGGGCCACAAGCAAAAATGCTGTCAGACTTACAATAAAAAGCTGCATGTACGAAAGCATTACATTACCAAGCTCAAAGCCACCCTGAGTCAACTCGGTAGGATAAGGCTTGTCATACACTCCCTGAGTAAGCATCAAACCGTTCTGAAGAAAAATAGACATACCCAATGCGGAAAGCAGAACAGAAAGTCTGGATGAGTTTCTCAGTGGTTTATAAGCTACCTTTTCTACAGCCACAGCAAGCATTGCGCAGTATGCCATCGCCAGAATCAAAGATCCTGAAAGACAAACCCATGCAGGAGCCCCCTGAGACACAAGATAACTCATGAAAATAACGCCTACATAACCGCCAGCCGCAAAAAATTCGCCATGAGCAAAGTTAATGAGCTGAATAATGCCATACACCATAGTATAACCGAGAGCGATGAGCGCATATACGCTACCGAGTGTTATACCATTGATGAGTTGTTGAATAAAATATTCCATGGATATCCGGGGGCTGTTCGTAATAGCCCCCGTCAATTAAGACGGGGGCCGGTCATTGCTTAAACTCTAGTAAAGCTCACCAGTTGCTGGGTTCCAGTAATTACGGAACTTTCCGTCTTTAACAGTACGGATAATGTAGTTAGAACCGGAGTCTCCGTTAGCTTTAAACTTAACGTGCTTTGTAGCACCTTCATAATCAAGCTTCATAAGCTCAGCTTTAACTTTAGCCGGATCAGTGGAACCGGCAGCTTCAACTGCTTTCAAGTATGCAATAGCACTGTCATATGCATAACCGGAATAAGCACCGGGACTACCGAACTTAGGCTGATATGCAGAATAGAATTCTTTGTATGCAGGTGCGTTGTCATCGATATAACCGAAGGTAAGATATACATTTTCAGCAGCATCTTTTGCAATTTCGATCAACTGAGGATGATAAACTGCATCCTGTGCGAGAACAGCAGCCTTTATACCCATGCGCTTTGCCTGAATAAGCATCAATGCACCAGTAGCTGAATTCTGCATACTCATGTAAAATACGTCAGGTTTTTCTGTTTTTACTTTAGTTAAAATAGCTGAAAA comes from the Maridesulfovibrio ferrireducens genome and includes:
- a CDS encoding ABC transporter ATP-binding protein, with the translated sequence MTEPILELRDIKAGYGSIKALKGINIKVYEGEIVSIIGANGAGKSTTLMTICNIVHATSGDIFYKGKRINQVASDKLPAMGLCQVPEGRRIFPRLTIEENLDMGAFFRNDKEIEDDKERVFGMFPILRERCRQAGGTLSGGEQQMLAIGRALMSRPKVLLLDEPSLGLAPLIVKQIFDIIKEINKLGTTIILVEQNAKVALSMANRGYVLETGHVVMEDEAHKLLNNPDIQKAYLGE
- a CDS encoding ferredoxin, with translation MAKKVVIDQDECIGCETCVELCPEVFALDSDGEKAEVIKEDAVDLDCVQESMDSCPVECISIE
- a CDS encoding ATP-dependent sacrificial sulfur transferase LarE gives rise to the protein MTNSHIIQKQYKDLLKIFKLHERAFVAFSGGIDSSLVAKAAFDALGDKAFAITIDSELTANRDISFACRSAASIGINHQVIKISVLKNSLISDNTKSRCYYCKKAIIDTINRCPLFDGSHADDPVDRAGLKAIREASVISPLALTGFTKKNIIEAAGFLQLLSLNRPSNSCLATRIETGIPLTAKKIFMVERTEECMFEAGARWCRARTDGNKFQIEYGSDSPLDEFNIKAKLTTLLPQVSQKNIQFIIKT
- a CDS encoding ABC transporter permease subunit — its product is MVWLFILLWPLLGVKPEGLEIAGTFNVWWRIALGCSFILFLYQLNKAGAFKFISRPVSAVAGSMKSASSVVPLAVWFVIGIGCVALLPQLTGRYAQDVAINCMIYVCLGLGLNVVVGLAGMLDLGYIAFYGIGAYTYAILSVQFQLSFWICLPISAAAAGLGAWLIGYCSMRMRGDYLAIVTLGFAEICRMVLNNWMSLTNGPNGITGIKAPGFYWFDFTNGMTLEHLWLKKLSLVYYVILLLVVFTIIAVYRLQHSRIGRAWEAIREDETAAEVMGVPTFYMKLLAYCTGACFGGLAGAFYAARMRFVSPESFTFLESAMVLSMVVLGGMGSIPGVILGALALIALPEIFREFELYRMLVFGGVMTLMMLFRPQGLLPPTRKMRAGKD
- a CDS encoding branched-chain amino acid ABC transporter permease, whose amino-acid sequence is MEYFIQQLINGITLGSVYALIALGYTMVYGIIQLINFAHGEFFAAGGYVGVIFMSYLVSQGAPAWVCLSGSLILAMAYCAMLAVAVEKVAYKPLRNSSRLSVLLSALGMSIFLQNGLMLTQGVYDKPYPTELTQGGFELGNVMLSYMQLFIVSLTAFLLVALNVLVFKTRIGKAMRSTAQDKVMSALVGINANRTISITFAIGASLAAAAGIMVGLYYGSVRYDMGFVPGIKAFAAAVLGGIGNITGAMIGGFIIGMVEIFAAGYISGEYKDVFAFVILIAVLYFRPSGIMGENVDDTRV